Within the Terriglobales bacterium genome, the region CAAGGAGTACGGCTCCGGCTCCTCGCGCGACTGGGCGGCCAAGGGCCCGCTGCTCTTGGGCGTGCGCGCGGTCATCGCCGAAAGCTACGAGCGCATCCACCGCTCCAACCTCGTCGGCATGGGCATCCTGCCGCTGCAGTTCCCCGCCGGGCAGAATGCGGACTCCCTGGGCCTGAGCGGCGAAGAGGTTTACGAGATCACCGGCATCCCCGCGGTGGTGGAGAAGTTCTCTGCCGGCTCGATGGTGAAAGTGCGCGCCAAGTCCGCCGACGGCAAGGTGAAGGAGTTCCAGGCCACGGTACGCATCGACACCCCCCAGGAAGCCCAGTACTACCGCCACAGCGGCATCCTCCACTACGTCCTGCGGCAGTTGGTGGGGAGGAAGTAACAAGGCAAAAGGAAAAAGGCAAAAGGAAGTGATGGCGCCGTCTTTGCCTTCTGCCTTGCTCTCTCCCCGCTTGCCGCCCTCGCGGCCCGCCGCATAGAATGGACTCGCGTCAAGTCATCGGTTGTGCAAGCGGAGGCACGTCCATGGCGTTGAAAGTCGGCACCACGGCGCCGGACTTCGAGCTGCCCGCGGTCACCGGCGACCTGAAGGGCAAGCTCAAGCTCAGGGACTACCGCGGCAAGAAGCACGTGGTCCTG harbors:
- the acnA gene encoding aconitate hydratase (catalyzes the conversion of citrate to isocitrate); this translates as QLAPGTEGGFTRHFPDGAVATIFEASEQYRKEGVPLVLLAGKEYGSGSSRDWAAKGPLLLGVRAVIAESYERIHRSNLVGMGILPLQFPAGQNADSLGLSGEEVYEITGIPAVVEKFSAGSMVKVRAKSADGKVKEFQATVRIDTPQEAQYYRHSGILHYVLRQLVGRK